Genomic DNA from Prunus persica cultivar Lovell chromosome G1, Prunus_persica_NCBIv2, whole genome shotgun sequence:
GAAtcctgaaaaaataaaggcaatCATCGACATGGAAAGACCGAAGACAACGAAGGACATTCAAAGCCTTACCGGACGCGTCGCGGCCTTGACTCGCTTCATCTCAAAGGCTACCGACAAATGTGTGCCGTTctttaaagccttgaaaggGGGCAAACAGAATATCATATGGACTGCCGAGTGTGATAAAGCGTTTCAAGACTTAAAGGACTACATGGGTAGAGCATCCCTCCTGTCAAAACCACTACCTGGGGAGATTCTCTATCTATACCTTTCGGTATCTAGCACTGCTGTCAGTTCGGTATTGATCCGAAAGCTAGAGAGGGCAGAGCTACCGATTTTTTATGTCAGCAAGGCACTCCAGAGTGCTGAACTTCGGTATCCCCCATTAGAGCAGCTTGCACTAGCCCTGGTAGTCTCGGCACGAAGACTTCGGCCATATTTCCAAGCGGGATCAAAGTTCTGACTAACCAACCGCTTTGGCAGGTGCTCCAAAAACCAGAGACTTCTGGCCGATTGATCAAGTGGGCGATCGAACTCAGAGAGTTCGATATACAATTCATGCCAAGACCCGCCGAAAAAGGTCAAGCCATTGCCGATTTCATCTCCGAGCTCACCCCATCAACAGCACAGCTGACACCCGAGCCGGTTACCGAAACCGGAACGCCAATGGAAGTAGACGCCGAACGGTTCGACACCTCAAATCCCGTATGGGTTCTGCACGTCGACGGCTCGGCAAACCAACAAGGATGCGGAGCAGGCTTGGTACTGACAACACCAGAGGGACTCAAGATCGAGTACGCCCTCCGATTCAACTTCCGAACCTCCAACAATGAAGCAGAATACGAGGCTCTCTTGGCCGGCCTTCGGTTAGCCAAGAGCATGAATGCAAAACAAATCAGGATTCACAGCGACTCCCAGCTCATTGTGAACCAGGTAACGGCAGACTTCGTGGCCAGAGACGCCTCCACGAACGCCTACCTTTCGTCCACCCACCAGCTGCTCCAAAGCTCCGAGCCTATGAGATCAAGCAGATCCCCATAAGCGAAAACAGCCACGCCGATGCATTGGCTCGGCTGGCTTCGGCAATCAATGATAAGGTCGGAAGAACGGTGCCGGTGGAGATTCTTGCTCGACCGAGCACGGTAACCTCTGAAACATGTACCGTACGGTACGAAGATACATGGATGCCTCCTATCTACTCGTACCTGACCAACGGCACCCTTCCAGAAGACAAAGCCCAGGCCCGAAAGCTTAGGTACCGATCGGCAAGGTACACCGTCATCAACGACGTCCTTTACAAACATGGCTACACAACTCCATATCTCAAATGCCTTACGGCAGAACAGGGGGActacgtccttcgggagatccATAATGGTGTGTGCGGCGACCATTCCGGGTCCCGGTCACTCGCCCACAAAACCTTTCGGCAGGGGTACTTTTGGCCGACCATGCACCAGGACGCTATCTCGCTAGATAAAAAGTGTGATAAATGCCAGCGTTTCGGCAGCATACCGCACATCCCTGCCGAACCTCTGACACCGATTGTGAGTCCTTGGCCTTTCGCACAATGGGGACTGGACCTAATCGGTCCAATGCCGCAGGGCAAAGGCCAGGTGAAATACGCGGTGGTTGCCGTtgactacttcaccaaatgggtagaTGCCGAGCCTCTGGCAACCATAACGGCAGCAAGAGTGGAAGACTTTGTCTGGACTCACATTTATTGCCGGTTCGGTATCCCGTATGCAATCATTACCGATAACGGCAGGCAGTTCGATTGGGAACTCTTCAGGCAATTTTGCACCCGCCTGAAGATCAACTTGTTTTTCGCGTCACCAGCCCATCCCCAGTCAAACGGTCAGGTGgaagcaataaacaaaatcatcaagaaactACTGAAACGGCAGCTGGACAAAGCCAAAGGAGCCTGGCCAGAAAAGCTTTTCGAAGCACTCTGGGCCATTCGGACATCCTACCGAACGTCCACAGAAGAGACCCCTTTGTCTTTGGCTTTCGGTTCGGAGGCCGTGGTGCCCGTGGAAATCGGCGAACGTTCCTACCGAACGAAAACCTTCGCACCAAAGCCGAACGAAGAAGCACTTTCTCTGAGCCTCGATCTTCTTGAGGAGCACCGGGCACATGCCAACCTTCGGAATGAAGCCTATAAGCAACGTGTCTCTCGGTATTACGACTCCAGAGTCAGACACCGCTCATTCCGAATCGGAGACTGGGTCATACGGGAGGTATCCCTAGCAACTAAGGATGCCACGGAAGGAACCCTCGGACCTTCCTGGGAAGGACCCTATGAGATCATCGGTATCCTTCGATCGAGAACTTACCGCCTAAGAGACTCCAACGGTAAGACCCTCGGTCATCCTTGGAACGTGGAACATCTCAAATACTATTTCAAGTAACCTAGCCTACGGTAGGACAAAGTTGTAACCTAGCCTACGGCAGGACAAAGTTGTAACCGATTGAAATGTATATGCCCTTCGGCAGAAAATTAATAGAAAGCCTTCGGCACTATTATTTCAGAACATCTTTTTAAATCTCAACTAGCCCACGGCAGCCAATAATGGCGACTTCACGTTCTACGGCATCTTATTAGCCTACGACAATAAATGTTTTTCGAAATTATTACCCTACAGATTCCATCGGAACTTGTCAATTTCCAAATCCCTTTAAACGTTATACATCCTATACGGGGCCTTTCGACAATAGAACGATCGgcaattgaaagaaaatcaaattgttCAAACAGTGGAGACAAACATGCATTTAAATTAAAGATGCCCTCGGCATCAATGTGTTCGGtacatacaaaaacaaaaaactaataCAATTATTACAAATAACAAGGCACTCAGGCTTCATCCGCGGCAGCGGCCTTGGCAGATCCGGAGCCTTCGGCGGCGTCCTCCCCCTCGTACTCTTCAATCATCTCCTCAGTTATCCCTTCCGGTAGAGGAGGAGGATCGGCGATAAAATTCAGGTTCAGCTTCTGCCCAGGGTTGTACCGTTTGAATCGGTACAACAGGTCCGCCATCTCCGAGCCCACCTCCTTATCCAGAAGGACAGTGAACTCTTCAGACGCACGGTACCCCTGGATCGCCGACCGAACGGTAGCCTCGATCTCCGCAGCTTTGGCCCGTTCCGATTCCACCAAGGCCACCTGCACCACAGCCTTCGCCCGTTCCGACTCTCCCAAAGCCGCCTGCACCGCGTCTTGGGAAGCCTCGGCATCCTTCGTTGCCTCCAGCGCCGCCTCCAAGAGACCCTTCATCTCCTCCACTGCCGTACGGCAGATTCTTTCTCCTTCACCAGGAAGGCGTGCTCCTGGAGCACTTTGTCGGCCTCGGCAACCTTGGCCCTGCCGTCTTCGTACGCCTTCTTGGCGCGCTCGGCAGCAGCTATGGCCCGCTTGACGCAGAGCCACATGTCCATAGACGCctgcaaaaaaaaaggggggggtTCAGAAGCATACTCcacttacaaaaataaaacgacgagggaagagaaaaaaaataaaacacctgAAGCCGGAAGGCGCGTCCGGCCTCCTCCCGAAGAAACTTCTTCGGCAGCTCGTCGATCTTCGGCAGCTCGTCGATCTCCGGCAGCTCCATCTGAGAGCCGAGGATCATGTGGTTGACGAACTGCACCGTCTTCGCGGGGCAGGCGATCGTGACGGCTTCGGATGGACCGTCCTCGTCCTCCACCGCGAGGACGGCCTTGGGTACCTCCGATTACCGGGGGCATTTGGGGACCGCCTCAGCCTCCAGGTCGACCGTCTCTGGCCGCTTACCGGCCGCCTTGGAGGTGGCAGCTTCGGCGTCCCGATGCCTCGGAGCGCCGACTTCCTCAGCAGGGCGCCTCGGAAGAGGCTCGGCGTCAAGCTGCCGAAGATGCTCAGCGAGGGTCTGATCCTCCGGATCCGCCACAGCCTGCCCAACGGAAGCTGCCTCAggctgtttcttctttttcttgccctTCAGGCCCATCATCAGGCGCCTCCTGGAGGACTCATTCATTTTCTTCGCCTCAGCAGCCTTCCTTGCGTCCGTCACTGGTCAAAAGAATTTGGTCAGTCAGCAAGCcaaaggccaaaaaaaaaaaaaaaaaaaaaaaaggagaaggaaCGGTATACTTACTCTCGGCAGGGTTAACAAGGCCGGCTCTGATGAGGTTGCCGGTGAAGAGGAAGCATGGATAAACTCGCTCGGCAGCGGGTACTCTCAACCTCACTCTGTCGACCTGCCGGATCTCACTCGGCTTGGGGATCGGCTGCTTGAGTTTGCCTATCAAacgaagaaaaattaataaaatacaacaaGGGAGAATAGAAGCCAGCCTACCGTTCGGTAGTTCGAAAACCTACCGGCAATCTGGAATGTCGTGGGGACCGGGAAGCTAGGTGGTGTTCCCATGGCGATTCCCAATCACCGGAGAGCAGCACCCGCTGATTCCTCCACGACTTCTGAGAAGTCGGCACCGTGCTGATGAAATGCCCCCGCTCGGAAGCCTTCAGGCAGTTCGCCTGAACCcagccgccgtgatcggcacTCTTGGACTTGGTGACGCTGTACAAATACGAGAACTGCTCGTAGGAAGGCTCCCCCTCCTCGGCAATCCCGAACGCAGCGATCACCCCCATCAAGGCCACCCAGAAGTTGGGGTTGTACTGGCCGGGAGCGTACCCGATCTGGACAAGGATCTTCTGCACTGCAGGTTGCAACGGTAACCGAACCCCTTGCAGAAGAACGTCAGTGAAGAAGGTCACTTCACCGTTCGCCCGGTCGCTGAGGAATTCGACGGGGCTCGGTATCCTCATCCTCACCGAGTCCGGAATGAGGTACTCGGCCCTGATCTTCTCCAACTCCCGTTCGGTGATCTTATTGGGCTCAAGGTAGTCGACCCCGAACAGAGTCTTCTGGGGCACACCCACCGGTACCCTAGGCGGCCCTCGGTGGACGATGGTTACCCTCGGCCGGGAGGGACCGGCAGTGCCCTCACTACTACCGGAGATGGAGGGCTCAGGCTGGTGCTCGAACGGCCCGACGCGGGTATCGTCCTTGAACACCGCGGCCAAGGGTAGCGGTTGCCCCGTCATAAGCCCTTTGCCGATGCCATGGGTGGGAACGGAGTTCACCTCCTCACCGAATAACTAGTATCGGTGTCTTCTCCACCCTCGGCGCCGAGGCTCACGGCCCCGCTGGACGTATCCCAGCCCGAGGACAACTCCCCATCGAAAGCGTTGGGCTCACTACCGAACAGCGACTCGCTATCAGACATCTACAAAACAGAGAAAGGGAAGCTAAGGCCCGTGCCACAAACTACCCTACCGATACCTACATCGCTACCTATGGCCACTAGACTACCGAAGGAAAATCCTACTTAACGATCGGCTAGCCTACGCCATGGAAAGACATAATTACATAAAGAGAGAATATTCAGGGGGTGCCGAACGGTATCTTACCTTGAGTAGTGTGGGATGATTGGGTTGCCATTCACTCTCTTCGGAAATCGCCTCGTATGCCGAAAATCGCACTAAAGAATCGCCTGGATTGCCGTTCACCCACTTCGAAAATCGCCTACTCAAAGCTCTCGCGCTAACTCACAATTGCAAAGTGAGCCTTACGCCCGAAGCCatctctatttatagggagagaGGTGTAACGGTACGCCTCGAAAGACTAAACGGCTCATCAATGCGCCGTCAGAAGTGATTTCGCTGGCCACGCGTCATCTGATGAATGGCGCCGCAGACTGCACGCCAGGCACGGAAGACGAAGCGCCTCACTGCCCCTAAACCCTCTCAGCCTCAACGACTCTTCGAGTCCCAGGCCAATCTCCCCAGAACGAACCTACCGAACGGCAGGTTATCCTCCGAACCGACATGGAAAACTAAATTCCCTCCCGAAGGACCTTCGGaagagaacttgggggactactgtttatacCGTAAATAAACGGCCTATGACCACCGAACACGTGGACAGGATCGACATTGATCACAGAGTCCCTTCGGCATGGTCCTTAccgaagccatctatcttggCCCTTATACCATTAGACACGTGTCACGCTCACAATCCATGTCctgagtcccacatcgaaaatatgagcacagtgcacacctcccaaggcctatataAGAAGACCCCTATCCCCAAAAGGAGGGGATCAGAACTAACGGTACTCTATcgattgatctgtcagttatctttactaaaaccgtacttactaaagcatcggagagccttcggccggtaccacaccggtaccccaaggactTACCGAACGTGACCTTTTGTAGGTACTCTCCCTTCTGCAGTAGAACATCTACCGAGGACAGTCACCTACCGAAGGCCTAAAATCACTAAATTGACGAAATACGTGCAGAACTattttttcgcatcaacaatTATCAACTGACGTAACACATGATATATATGACGATCGCTTACGTCAATAATTGTTAGTATCTTTAGTCTTaattcaattgattttttatgtgtatgccATACGGGTGACATCCCATGGCAATTCAAAAATCTAAACCCTAGTGTTAGAAAAGCAAATAGGTCCAATCTAAGGATTGAAAAAGCAGCTGAATGGGATATGGAAAAGCAGCTGAATGGCTTAAATAATCGAAATCAAGAGCAGGGTTATTCTCATCTTTATGTTTAGTTAGCGCATTTTATTCGTTTCCAACTATAATGATATGCCATTCTCAGGTTGAACTTGAAGTACCAGTGGTGCAAGGACAAAAATTCCATGCATGTCCAAAGTCCTTTGTTAGACAGCTACTCATCTAAAAAACATAAGCTATTAAAAAAACAGGTCAACAATGTATATCAAACTTACGGCCCTTTTAATAATCTGAGAGATTTTGTTAGATTGAGTCTTTGAGATAAAGCCGTTTGCTGTTATGGGAACAACCCTAAAAATCAATGGAGGCTGGAGCAGATATAGTTGAGAACTCAGCCagagaaaacccaaaaaaaacaaagattatCAATTGGCTGGGGAAAGGACATGAGAGGATTCAAAGACTGGCGTGGGCATACTGGTATtgttgaccaaaaacaaaaagtcctgGTGAGATGATTCCAAGGAGTAGTTGGCAAAGCAGAGGATTTTGAATACTGTACATTTAAAACATACGGTTAGTTCGATGGATTAACCATCGCCTTCATTTCTATCCAACTCATCTCTTTTAATACCTCAACTTCTAACCCCACTTTATCTCCTGCTAATTTATGAGGTCCCTTCATAAACATGTTAGTGTTTATACTTATAGTTTATATAAACAACTAAGCGCAGAACGCCCAATGTTTCTTTGCCAAGAAAACAGCTTATTTAATCTCTGCATGTGAGTCAAAAAAGCAGGTGGCatcattaattaaatttgttcCTTTTTCATATCAATGAAGCTGACAACCATTGAAACTTCATTTCTGATACTCTTCTCATCCTTCACTATTTAACTCTGCTAATAATCAAAGTACTCAGACAAATAATGACGAACttgctttctttctctgcAATTCTGAACTTGGTAGGTTTCTGGGATGTGGCTATTGCCTTGTTGGGTCTGTTCATAATTAGCTGCTTGCTTGAGAGATTTACCAACAACGGCCCAATGCTATGGCCAGTCCTGGGGATTATACCTTCAGTTTTTCTCAATGTAAACAGCATGTATGATTGGGCAACCGTGGTTCTGATCAGAGCAGGGGGCACTTTCTACTTCAGAGGAGTGTGGTTTGGTGGGGCCCATGGGATCATAACCATTGATCCTTCCAAACTTGAGTACATGCTCAAAACAAGGTTCAACAACTTCCCAAAAGGCCAACACTACAGGGAGAGGTTCCGTGATTTGCTTGGGGATGGCATTTTCAATGCAGACGATCAAATGTGGAAGGAGCAGAGAAGAGTAGCAACTACAGAGATGCATTCAAGCCGGTTTGTGGAGCACTCTTTTCTGTCCATGCAGGTTTTGGTGCACGAAAAGCTGCTGAAGTTGATGGACGATGTGGTGAATTCTAGAAACGGTGTTATTGATCTCCAAGAAGTGCTTCTTCGGTTTACTTTTGACAACATTTGCACTGCAGCTCTTGGTGTTGATCCAGGGTGCTTGGCTCTTGACTTACCACAAATTCCTTTTGCAAAAGCCTTTGAAGAAGCTACCGAATTGACTCTCTTCAGATTCATGGTGCCGCCTTTTGTGTGGAAGCCCATGAAGCGTTTCGAAATGGGATACGAGAAGAGGCTCAAAGAATCAGTTCAAATTGTGCATGAGTTTGCTGAGAAGGCAGTGACAGAGAGAAGGAATGAATTGGTTAGGCTTGGAGGGTTAAATGATCGTTCCGATCTCTTGTCAAGGCTCATGGAATACACTGATCAAAACCCAGAAGGACAAGGCACGCAAAAGCGCTTTTCGAATAAGTTTCTGGTAGATTTCTGcataagttttattttagCTGGGAGGGACACAAGCTCTGTTGCATTGGCATGGTTTTTTTGGTTAGTGCAAAAAACCCCAGAAgtggaaaacaaaatcctCAAAGAGATGAATGAAATTTTAGGCCAACGGCGCCAATGCAGTAATATTAAAGAACCAGCTGATCATGATGCAATTTTTACAGTGGAAGAACTAAAGAACATGGTGTATCTACAAGCAGCATTGTCAGAATCGCTGAGGCTCTACCCAGCAGTGCCAATTGACATCAAAGAGGTTGTGGAAGATGATGTGTTCCCTGATGGTACTGTGGTGAAAAAGGGAGGTAGGGTTCTCTACTCCATGTTCTCGATGGCCCGAATTGAGTCGATATGGGGACAAGATTGCTTGGAGTTTAGGCCTGAAAGATGGATTAAAGATGGGGTGTTTGTGAGTGAGAATCAATTCAAATACCCCGTGTTTAACGGGGGTCCAAGGTTGTGCGTGGGGAAGAAGTTTGCTTACATGCAGATGA
This window encodes:
- the LOC18790854 gene encoding cytochrome P450 86B1 produces the protein MTNLLSFSAILNLVGFWDVAIALLGLFIISCLLERFTNNGPMLWPVLGIIPSVFLNVNSMYDWATVVLIRAGGTFYFRGVWFGGAHGIITIDPSKLEYMLKTRFNNFPKGQHYRERFRDLLGDGIFNADDQMWKEQRRVATTEMHSSRFVEHSFLSMQVLVHEKLLKLMDDVVNSRNGVIDLQEVLLRFTFDNICTAALGVDPGCLALDLPQIPFAKAFEEATELTLFRFMVPPFVWKPMKRFEMGYEKRLKESVQIVHEFAEKAVTERRNELVRLGGLNDRSDLLSRLMEYTDQNPEGQGTQKRFSNKFLVDFCISFILAGRDTSSVALAWFFWLVQKTPEVENKILKEMNEILGQRRQCSNIKEPADHDAIFTVEELKNMVYLQAALSESLRLYPAVPIDIKEVVEDDVFPDGTVVKKGGRVLYSMFSMARIESIWGQDCLEFRPERWIKDGVFVSENQFKYPVFNGGPRLCVGKKFAYMQMKMVAAAILLRYEVKVVEGHNVVPKLTTTLYMQNGLLVTLKPRLLTSTV